One Archaeoglobus neptunius genomic region harbors:
- the surE gene encoding 5'/3'-nucleotidase SurE, whose protein sequence is MKILLTNDDGLYSAGLKAAYDALKELGDVFVVAPAMQRSGVGRSLSIMEPIRVSEVSVNGMRVYAVDGTPTDSVIIGMYEIIGDIPDLTVSGINLGENLSTEAATTSGTVCAALEAATHGSKAIAVSLQMPDVSKFELTSRSDFTFASRVLRDIARVVAEKGLPEGTDLLNINVPANPNGKIAVTRLARRMYNVSVERRLDPRGREYYWIHGMEIEDAGNGTDIHALRQGYVSITPLTIDLTARVDFVKIERWFDGIGWEV, encoded by the coding sequence ATGAAGATTCTGCTGACAAACGATGATGGGCTTTATTCAGCCGGATTGAAAGCTGCATATGACGCACTAAAAGAGCTTGGAGACGTTTTTGTTGTCGCTCCCGCAATGCAGAGGAGCGGTGTGGGAAGGAGCCTTTCGATCATGGAGCCCATAAGAGTTTCTGAGGTCAGTGTAAACGGAATGAGAGTTTACGCGGTAGATGGCACCCCAACGGATTCAGTGATAATTGGAATGTATGAGATAATTGGGGATATACCGGACTTAACCGTAAGTGGAATAAATCTTGGTGAGAACCTATCAACAGAGGCTGCAACGACATCCGGAACGGTATGTGCTGCCCTTGAGGCTGCAACTCACGGCAGCAAGGCGATAGCAGTTTCACTGCAGATGCCGGACGTGAGCAAATTCGAGCTAACGAGCCGTTCAGACTTCACCTTTGCGTCCAGAGTCCTGAGGGACATAGCAAGAGTTGTGGCTGAAAAGGGGCTGCCAGAGGGTACAGATCTGCTTAACATAAATGTCCCTGCAAATCCAAACGGTAAAATTGCCGTGACGAGGCTTGCACGGAGAATGTACAACGTAAGCGTTGAGAGAAGACTGGATCCCAGAGGAAGGGAGTACTACTGGATCCACGGAATGGAGATTGAAGACGCCGGAAATGGAACAGACATCCACGCTTTGAGGCAGGGATATGTATCAATTACACCCCTCACCATTGATCTAACAGCAAGGGTGGATTTTGTTAAAATTGAAAGGTGGTTTGATGGTATCGGGTGGGAAGTTTAA
- a CDS encoding DNA topoisomerase IV subunit A, protein MKDIERQCLLSLIGIVQNIYDQMKAGRIPEIEIATRTKHNIEFNEESEVWVYGSRKSIRSAKTVKGAYRILKMTYVIGFLKEQLNLNKSSTLRELYYISEGWDAAKFEEQSESDRLVEDLEILTNFQREHFHIRPEEDGATVIGPLRVREETRRGVREIHCQDDVGEGGYQIPVNVDKIDFVDHDARFVIAIETGGMRDRLVENGFDEKYSAIIVHLKGQPARSTRRLLRRLNTELNLPVVVFTDGDPWSYRIFASVAYGSIKSAHLSEYLATPAAQFVGIRPTDITRYDLPADKLSDEDIKALKSILTDPRFDSEFWKKEVSYQLEINKKSEQQALAKYGLDYVTDVYLPERLSELGVI, encoded by the coding sequence ATGAAGGATATTGAGAGACAGTGCTTGCTTTCTCTGATCGGCATCGTGCAGAATATTTATGATCAGATGAAGGCCGGCAGGATACCTGAGATTGAGATTGCGACAAGGACCAAGCATAACATAGAGTTCAACGAGGAGAGTGAGGTGTGGGTTTACGGCAGCAGAAAATCAATCAGATCTGCAAAAACGGTTAAGGGGGCGTACAGAATTCTCAAGATGACGTACGTTATAGGCTTTCTCAAGGAACAGCTTAATCTGAACAAGTCATCCACTCTGAGAGAGCTCTACTACATCTCCGAGGGATGGGATGCTGCGAAGTTTGAGGAGCAATCGGAAAGCGACAGGCTTGTTGAGGACCTCGAGATACTGACGAACTTTCAGAGGGAGCATTTTCACATTCGCCCTGAAGAGGATGGAGCCACGGTCATCGGTCCCCTGAGGGTAAGGGAGGAAACCAGAAGGGGCGTGAGGGAAATACACTGTCAGGATGATGTTGGTGAAGGCGGTTATCAGATACCCGTCAATGTCGACAAAATTGATTTCGTGGATCACGATGCAAGATTTGTGATAGCAATAGAAACCGGTGGTATGAGGGACAGGCTTGTTGAAAACGGTTTTGACGAGAAATACAGCGCAATCATTGTTCACCTCAAAGGACAGCCTGCAAGAAGCACCAGAAGGCTGCTCAGGAGGCTGAACACCGAGCTCAATCTCCCGGTCGTTGTTTTCACCGATGGTGATCCATGGAGCTACAGGATTTTTGCCAGTGTAGCATATGGTAGCATAAAGTCTGCACATCTGTCGGAGTACCTCGCAACTCCTGCTGCACAGTTTGTTGGAATAAGGCCAACAGACATCACCAGGTATGATCTACCGGCAGATAAGCTGAGCGATGAAGATATAAAGGCATTGAAGTCAATTCTCACAGATCCAAGATTTGACAGTGAGTTCTGGAAAAAGGAGGTCAGCTATCAGCTTGAAATAAATAAGAAATCAGAGCAGCAGGCTTTGGCAAAGTACGGTCTGGATTACGTTACAGATGTCTATCTACCTGAGAGACTTTCAGAACTTGGAGTAATCTGA